Genomic window (Rhodamnia argentea isolate NSW1041297 unplaced genomic scaffold, ASM2092103v1 Rarg_v2.41, whole genome shotgun sequence):
AGATTCACGAAGAAGTATTGCGCTATTTACCAGTGAGTGGTCTTATTGGACTGATCTTTTGGTGGGAAATGTTCTTCATTTTAGATAATGAAAGCATTCCATTACTACCAACCCAAAGAAATACGACCTCTCTGAGATATACGGTTTATGCCGGAAAGGTACGAAGTTGGACTAATTTGGAAACATTGGGCAATTTACTTTATACTTACTATTCCGTCTGGTTTTTGGTTCCGAGTCTGATTTTATTAGTAGCCATGATTGGGGCTATAGTACTGACTATGCATAGGACTACTAAGGTGAAAAGACAGGATGTATTCCGACGAAATGCTATTGATTTTAGGAGGACTATAATGAGGAGGACGACAGACCCACTCACGATCTACTAAGAAGGAAAGTAGCTTGATATTGGTTCGAATCCAATTCGTGAGAAGGCCTTCTTTGTCATCTAGATGTCTTGACGCCTCCATTTTATCGGCTAGTAGATAGAATCCCTTAGGCCACTCCATTCCCAGCTGATAGAAGAACAGCCATCCATCTtgttttttatcaaaaacttatggagcaaggaagaagacgaacgAGAGACAGAGCAAGAGCACTTTTCACAAGGCAAGAAAGCAAGCAAGCTGTAGGTCAGAGGAGAGTGGA
Coding sequences:
- the LOC115733562 gene encoding NADH-ubiquinone oxidoreductase chain 6 gives rise to the protein MILSVLSSPALVSGLMVARAKNPVHSVLFPIPVFRNTSGLLLLLGLDFSAMIFPVVHIGAIAVSFLFVVMMFHIQIAEIHEEVLRYLPVSGLIGLIFWWEMFFILDNESIPLLPTQRNTTSLRYTVYAGKVRSWTNLETLGNLLYTYYSVWFLVPSLILLVAMIGAIVLTMHRTTKVKRQDVFRRNAIDFRRTIMRRTTDPLTIY